In a genomic window of Streptomyces roseoviridis:
- a CDS encoding L,D-transpeptidase family protein, translated as MNRIPVPALLATTALALTLGACSGGPGGSGAGSDRAAPSTRISVNLTGRQAEAGAPVVVTLTEGPRLRQVTVTDSKGGNLAGRVSADGKTWTSERPAAPGTAYAVEAQDADGKSAKAEFATAAPDKVNKLTLAPGKNTTVGVAQPLSIVFDHPVKDKAAVERRLKVTTSNPTEGSWGWMQDWSGKDRVDWRPKEYWKPGTKVTLDAELNGVDSGSGGWFVRDYSTTFTIGRNQVVEVDLDGHRLKLLRDGQVVKDVPVSAGTPGGEKASWRGKTVLMSKEGTINMRSETVGLGDAYDKMVDYSMRLTWSGMYAHAAPWNAAYFGNANKSSGCVGMSDANAAAVYAAVQVGDPFEITGSDAKGTQALNNGYGEWNLSWADWQARSALR; from the coding sequence GTGAACCGCATACCCGTGCCCGCCCTGCTCGCCACCACCGCCCTGGCCCTCACGCTCGGGGCGTGTTCCGGCGGTCCGGGCGGGTCCGGGGCCGGCTCCGACCGGGCCGCGCCGTCGACCCGGATCTCGGTGAACCTGACCGGGCGACAGGCGGAGGCGGGCGCCCCGGTGGTGGTCACGCTCACCGAGGGGCCGCGGCTGCGGCAGGTGACGGTGACGGACTCCAAGGGCGGGAACCTGGCGGGGCGGGTGTCCGCCGACGGGAAGACCTGGACCTCCGAGCGGCCGGCCGCACCGGGCACGGCCTACGCGGTGGAGGCGCAGGACGCCGACGGCAAAAGCGCGAAGGCGGAGTTCGCCACGGCGGCGCCGGACAAGGTGAACAAGCTGACGCTGGCGCCCGGGAAGAACACCACGGTGGGCGTCGCGCAGCCGCTGTCGATCGTGTTCGACCACCCGGTGAAGGACAAGGCGGCGGTGGAGCGGCGGCTGAAGGTCACCACGTCCAATCCGACGGAGGGGTCCTGGGGCTGGATGCAGGACTGGTCAGGCAAGGACCGGGTGGACTGGCGGCCGAAGGAGTACTGGAAGCCGGGCACGAAGGTGACCCTGGACGCGGAGCTGAACGGCGTCGACTCCGGCAGCGGCGGCTGGTTCGTGCGCGACTACTCGACCACCTTCACGATCGGCCGGAACCAGGTCGTCGAGGTCGACCTCGACGGGCACCGGCTGAAGCTGCTGCGGGACGGGCAGGTGGTCAAGGACGTGCCCGTGTCGGCGGGTACGCCCGGCGGCGAGAAGGCGTCCTGGCGGGGGAAGACCGTCCTGATGTCCAAGGAGGGCACGATCAACATGCGCTCCGAGACCGTCGGACTGGGCGACGCCTACGACAAGATGGTCGACTACTCGATGCGGCTGACCTGGTCGGGGATGTACGCGCACGCGGCGCCGTGGAACGCGGCCTACTTCGGCAACGCCAACAAGAGTTCGGGCTGCGTCGGCATGAGCGACGCGAACGCCGCGGCCGTGTACGCGGCGGTGCAGGTCGGGGACCCGTTCGAGATCACCGGTTCCGACGCCAAGGGCACGCAGGCCCTGAACAACGGCTACGGCGAATGGAACCTGTCGTGGGCCGACTGGCAGGCCAGGAGCGCACTGCGCTGA
- a CDS encoding DUF6278 family protein translates to MNIPFLDNWLKRHDVASPLVSAFDRDPQGAADLLAECELLRARAQEAGVELDDTPRSLAALDQLPPRWRDDPEELPWVGNDAGLYLGTVLVRTVPGAGWRLRPDGQPVVLLASGREINVVEAGLDWATTGTPQLAQVYAEAAEF, encoded by the coding sequence ATGAACATCCCGTTCCTGGACAACTGGCTCAAGCGGCACGACGTCGCGTCCCCGCTGGTCTCGGCCTTCGACCGGGATCCGCAGGGGGCGGCGGACCTGCTCGCCGAGTGCGAGCTGCTGAGGGCCCGCGCCCAGGAGGCCGGAGTGGAGCTCGACGACACGCCCCGCTCCCTCGCGGCGCTCGACCAGCTCCCGCCCCGCTGGCGGGACGACCCCGAGGAGCTGCCCTGGGTCGGCAACGACGCCGGGCTCTACCTCGGCACGGTCCTCGTGCGCACCGTGCCCGGCGCCGGCTGGCGTCTGCGTCCGGACGGCCAGCCCGTGGTGCTGCTCGCCTCGGGACGGGAGATCAACGTGGTGGAGGCGGGGCTCGACTGGGCCACCACCGGGACGCCCCAGCTCGCCCAGGTCTATGCCGAGGCCGCCGAGTTCTGA
- a CDS encoding amino acid ABC transporter permease: MDVLTDNFSTYGDGFLGTLELTVYASLLALALGFLMASCRVAPVGSLRVLGTVWVTVLRNTPLTLLFFAVMLGLPRFGIVLPFELFAVLALGCYTSAFICEALRSGINTVPLGQGEAARSLGMTFAQTLGSVILPQAFRSVIPPIGSTLIALAKNSAIAGAFSVTELLGTYKTLSELGYNIIWTFVWIAVGYLIITLAISALFHLLESRWGVAR, encoded by the coding sequence ATGGACGTCCTGACGGACAACTTCTCCACCTACGGCGACGGGTTCCTCGGCACCCTCGAACTCACCGTCTACGCCTCGCTGCTGGCCCTCGCCCTCGGCTTCCTCATGGCCTCCTGCCGCGTCGCGCCGGTGGGCTCGCTGCGGGTGCTGGGCACCGTGTGGGTCACGGTGCTGCGCAACACCCCGCTCACCCTGCTGTTCTTCGCGGTGATGCTGGGCCTGCCCCGCTTCGGCATCGTGCTGCCCTTCGAGCTGTTCGCGGTCCTCGCGCTCGGCTGCTACACCTCCGCCTTCATCTGCGAGGCGCTGCGCTCGGGCATCAACACCGTCCCGCTCGGGCAGGGCGAGGCCGCCCGCAGCCTCGGCATGACCTTCGCCCAGACCCTCGGCAGCGTCATCCTGCCGCAGGCCTTCCGCTCGGTGATCCCGCCGATCGGCTCCACCCTCATCGCCCTCGCCAAGAACTCGGCCATCGCCGGGGCGTTCAGCGTCACCGAACTCCTCGGCACCTACAAGACGTTGAGCGAGCTCGGCTACAACATCATCTGGACCTTCGTCTGGATCGCCGTCGGCTACCTCATCATCACCCTCGCGATCAGCGCGCTCTTCCACCTCCTGGAGAGCCGCTGGGGAGTCGCCCGATGA
- a CDS encoding amino acid ABC transporter ATP-binding protein: MAVVDRDPLIELRGVNKHYGTLHVLRDIHLTVGRGEVVVVIGPSGSGKSTLCRAVNRLEAVESGDILIDGQPLPSEGKALARLRAEVGMVFQSFNLFAHKTVLANVSLAQTKVRRRRREEADRRSRELLDRVGLAAHADKFPAQLSGGQQQRVAIARALAMDPKALLFDEPTSALDPEMINEVLEVMRQLAEEGMTMVVVTHEMGFARSAAHRVVFMADGRIVEDRTPEDFFTAPRSERAKDFLSKILTH; encoded by the coding sequence ATGGCCGTCGTCGATCGCGATCCGTTGATCGAACTGCGGGGCGTCAACAAGCACTACGGCACGTTGCACGTCCTCCGGGACATCCACCTCACCGTCGGCCGAGGGGAGGTCGTCGTCGTCATCGGCCCGTCCGGCTCCGGGAAGTCGACGCTCTGCCGGGCCGTGAACCGTCTGGAGGCGGTCGAGTCCGGCGACATCCTGATCGACGGACAGCCGCTGCCCTCGGAGGGCAAGGCACTCGCCCGGCTGCGCGCCGAGGTCGGCATGGTCTTCCAGTCCTTCAACCTCTTCGCGCACAAGACCGTCCTCGCCAACGTCTCCCTCGCCCAGACGAAGGTCCGCAGGCGCCGCAGGGAGGAGGCGGACCGACGGTCCCGCGAGCTCCTCGACCGGGTGGGCCTCGCCGCGCACGCCGACAAGTTCCCCGCCCAGCTCTCCGGCGGCCAGCAGCAGCGGGTCGCCATCGCCCGCGCGCTCGCCATGGACCCCAAGGCCCTGCTCTTCGACGAACCGACCTCGGCCCTCGACCCGGAGATGATCAACGAGGTCCTGGAGGTCATGCGGCAGCTCGCCGAGGAGGGCATGACGATGGTGGTCGTCACCCACGAGATGGGCTTCGCCCGCTCCGCCGCCCACCGCGTGGTGTTCATGGCCGACGGCCGCATCGTCGAGGACCGCACGCCCGAGGACTTCTTCACCGCGCCGCGCAGCGAGCGGGCCAAGGACTTCCTGTCCAAGATCCTCACGCACTGA
- a CDS encoding alpha/beta fold hydrolase, which produces MRTALSLAVSAALVAGTALGLAPAAQAADQGATLRFVDIAGEGGTVLKANVATPAGADGSVRYPVIVLPTSWGMPQIEYLAQAKKLADSGYVVVGYNSRGFWQSGGEIETAGPKDVADASLVIDWALANTPADPAKVGMAGVSYGAGISLLAAAHDKRIRAVAALSGWADLIDSIYSGRTQHLQAAALLGGAGYLTGRPGPELRQILGDFLSSNLEKEDEMIAWGRKRSAVTYVDALNANRPAIMLGNAWGDTVFPPNQFASFYEKLNLPKRLEFRPGDHATAEATGLLGLPNDTWTSTQRWFDHHLKGADNGVDREQPVRLKPRSAAGYEGYADWKSVGADRRKFMLGDSEHVWANVDSGANGGVVMLSNLLDQFLQAPPVASIPLLPRSFAGVWQSERHDAPQRVRGTARLHTTVTPTASSGTFVAYLYDVGPLGLGKLISNAPYTFHGKVPGKPFAVDLELFSTAYDVPAGHRLALVVDTVDPLYIEHNPTGAQLTFSSPAADPSYVSVPLREE; this is translated from the coding sequence GTGCGCACTGCCCTGTCCCTCGCCGTCTCGGCCGCCCTCGTCGCCGGCACGGCGCTCGGGCTCGCCCCCGCCGCCCAGGCCGCCGACCAAGGCGCCACCCTCCGCTTCGTCGACATCGCCGGCGAGGGCGGCACGGTCCTCAAGGCCAACGTCGCCACCCCCGCCGGCGCCGACGGCTCCGTCCGCTACCCCGTGATCGTGCTGCCCACCAGCTGGGGCATGCCCCAGATCGAGTACCTGGCGCAGGCGAAGAAGCTCGCCGACTCCGGCTACGTCGTGGTCGGTTACAACTCGCGCGGCTTCTGGCAGTCCGGCGGCGAGATCGAGACCGCGGGCCCCAAGGACGTCGCCGACGCCTCCCTCGTCATCGACTGGGCCCTGGCGAACACCCCGGCCGATCCGGCGAAGGTCGGCATGGCCGGCGTCTCCTACGGCGCCGGCATCAGCCTGCTCGCCGCCGCGCACGACAAGCGGATCAGGGCGGTCGCCGCCCTCAGCGGCTGGGCCGACCTCATCGACTCGATCTACAGCGGCCGCACCCAGCACCTCCAGGCCGCCGCCCTGCTCGGCGGCGCCGGATACCTCACCGGACGGCCCGGCCCCGAACTCCGCCAGATCCTCGGCGACTTCCTCTCCTCCAACCTGGAGAAGGAGGACGAGATGATCGCCTGGGGCCGCAAGCGCTCCGCGGTGACCTACGTCGACGCCCTCAACGCCAACCGCCCCGCGATCATGCTCGGCAACGCCTGGGGCGACACCGTCTTCCCGCCCAACCAGTTCGCGAGCTTCTACGAGAAGCTCAACCTTCCCAAGCGCCTGGAGTTCCGCCCGGGTGACCACGCCACCGCCGAGGCCACCGGCCTGCTCGGCCTGCCCAACGACACCTGGACCAGCACGCAGCGCTGGTTCGACCACCACCTCAAGGGTGCCGACAACGGCGTCGACCGCGAGCAGCCGGTCCGCCTCAAGCCGCGCTCGGCCGCCGGCTACGAGGGCTACGCCGACTGGAAGTCGGTGGGCGCCGACCGGCGGAAGTTCATGCTCGGCGACTCCGAGCACGTGTGGGCGAACGTCGACTCGGGCGCCAACGGAGGCGTCGTGATGCTCTCCAACCTCCTGGACCAGTTCCTCCAGGCGCCGCCCGTCGCCTCGATCCCGCTGCTGCCCCGCTCCTTCGCCGGCGTCTGGCAGTCCGAGCGCCATGACGCCCCGCAGCGCGTGCGCGGCACGGCGCGGCTGCACACCACGGTCACGCCCACCGCGTCGAGCGGCACCTTCGTCGCCTACCTGTACGACGTGGGCCCGCTCGGCCTGGGCAAGCTGATCAGCAACGCCCCGTACACCTTCCACGGCAAGGTGCCCGGCAAGCCGTTCGCCGTCGACCTGGAGCTGTTCTCGACGGCGTACGACGTGCCGGCCGGGCACCGGCTCGCCCTGGTCGTGGACACGGTCGACCCGCTGTACATCGAGCACAACCCGACCGGCGCGCAGCTGACCTTCTCCTCCCCCGCGGCCGACCCGAGTTACGTGTCGGTACCGCTGCGGGAGGAGTGA
- the ggt gene encoding gamma-glutamyltransferase yields the protein MRQASVVAVAVTVLSVGAAAPPTAAPPRPAPPVKVPVATGWGGAVASVDADASAAGVEVLRQGGNAVDAAVAVAAALGVTEPYSAGIGGGGYFVHYDAKTRTVHTIDGRETAPASADANLFVENGKPIPFEEGMTSGRGVGTPGTPATWQTALDAWGSKPLRTLLRPAERLARDGFTVDATFRAQTAANEARFRDFPASAELFLPGGRLPVVGSTIKNPDLARTYAKLGREGVGALYEGPLARDIVNTVRHPPVREGATRVVRSGDLTEGDLAAYHTIERRPTKVSYRGLDVYSMAPSSSGGTSVGEALNILEGTDLSRAPEARYLHRFVEASRIAFADRGRWVGDPAFEDVPVRGLLSQRYADSRACLIRDDAVLTSPLPPGDPRHPVPCGSGGTAAPTTYEGENTTHLTVADKWGNVVAYTLTIESTGGSGITVPGRGFLLNNELTDFSFAPANPAVHDPNLPGPGKRPRSSMSPTIVLDKSGRPVLALGSPGGATIITTVLQTLTGVVDRGLPLVDAIAAPRASQRNQPTTELEPDLWNSPLRAELEALGHAFRQNPEIGAATGVQRLPDGRWLAAAEKVRRGGGSAMVVRPAP from the coding sequence GTGCGGCAGGCGTCGGTCGTGGCCGTCGCCGTCACGGTGCTCTCGGTGGGCGCCGCCGCTCCGCCGACGGCCGCCCCGCCGCGTCCCGCGCCGCCGGTCAAGGTGCCCGTCGCGACCGGCTGGGGCGGAGCCGTCGCCAGCGTCGACGCCGACGCCTCCGCCGCCGGGGTCGAGGTCCTGCGCCAGGGCGGCAACGCCGTCGACGCCGCCGTCGCCGTGGCCGCCGCCCTCGGCGTCACGGAGCCGTACTCGGCCGGCATCGGCGGGGGCGGCTACTTCGTCCACTACGACGCGAAGACCCGTACCGTCCACACCATCGACGGCCGCGAGACCGCGCCCGCCTCCGCGGACGCGAACCTCTTCGTCGAGAACGGCAAGCCGATCCCCTTCGAGGAGGGCATGACCAGCGGCCGCGGCGTCGGCACTCCCGGCACCCCCGCCACCTGGCAGACCGCCCTCGACGCCTGGGGCAGCAAACCGCTCCGCACTCTGCTGCGCCCCGCCGAGCGCCTCGCCCGCGACGGCTTCACCGTGGACGCCACCTTCCGCGCCCAGACGGCCGCCAACGAGGCCCGCTTCCGCGACTTCCCGGCCAGCGCCGAACTCTTCCTCCCCGGGGGCCGGCTGCCGGTCGTCGGCTCGACCATCAAGAACCCCGACCTCGCCCGCACGTACGCGAAGCTCGGCCGGGAAGGTGTCGGCGCGCTCTACGAAGGGCCGCTCGCCCGCGACATCGTGAACACCGTCCGGCACCCGCCGGTCCGCGAGGGCGCCACCCGCGTCGTCCGCTCCGGCGACCTGACGGAAGGCGACCTCGCCGCGTACCACACCATCGAGCGCCGCCCCACGAAGGTGTCCTACCGGGGCCTCGACGTCTACTCGATGGCGCCGTCCTCCTCCGGCGGCACCAGCGTCGGCGAGGCCCTCAACATCCTGGAGGGCACCGACCTCTCCCGCGCCCCCGAGGCCCGCTACCTCCACCGCTTCGTCGAGGCGAGCCGGATCGCCTTCGCCGACCGCGGACGCTGGGTGGGCGACCCGGCCTTCGAGGACGTGCCCGTGCGCGGACTGCTCTCCCAGCGGTACGCCGACTCCCGGGCCTGCCTGATCCGCGACGACGCCGTCCTGACCAGCCCGCTCCCGCCCGGCGACCCGCGCCACCCGGTGCCCTGCGGGAGCGGCGGGACCGCGGCCCCCACGACGTACGAGGGGGAGAACACCACCCACCTCACCGTCGCCGACAAGTGGGGCAACGTCGTCGCCTACACCCTCACCATCGAGTCGACGGGCGGCAGCGGCATCACCGTCCCCGGTCGCGGCTTCCTGCTCAACAACGAGCTGACCGACTTCTCCTTCGCCCCGGCGAACCCGGCCGTGCACGACCCCAACCTGCCCGGCCCGGGCAAGCGGCCGCGCTCCTCGATGTCGCCGACGATCGTCCTCGACAAGAGCGGCCGGCCGGTGCTGGCGCTCGGTTCGCCGGGCGGCGCCACCATCATCACCACCGTGCTCCAGACCCTCACCGGAGTCGTGGACCGCGGACTGCCGCTCGTCGACGCCATCGCCGCACCCCGGGCCAGCCAGCGCAACCAGCCCACCACCGAGCTCGAACCGGACCTGTGGAACAGCCCGCTGCGGGCGGAGCTCGAAGCGCTCGGCCACGCCTTCCGGCAGAACCCGGAGATCGGCGCGGCGACCGGCGTCCAGCGGCTGCCCGACGGGCGGTGGCTGGCGGCAGCGGAGAAGGTCCGCAGGGGCGGCGGCTCGGCGATGGTGGTCAGGCCGGCGCCGTGA
- a CDS encoding amino acid ABC transporter permease encodes MTHASTALYDVPGPRTRRRHLLYGLVSTLAILGIAAWVLYLLFDTGQFTAAKWSPFAYEGIQELLLRGLGNTLKAFAYASVLSLALGAVLATGRLSEHRVFRWTATLFVEFFRAMPVLVIIFFIFVALKVQPLPALVAGLTLYNGSVLAEVFRTGVNAVARGQREAAYALGMRKTQVMTYVLVPQALRAMLPAIISQLVVALKDTSLGFLITYEEFLHAGKLIASDLDYDLPFIPVVMVISPIYIGMCVLLSWFATWVAKRERRSPKTRATDIAPAEPATLLPGRE; translated from the coding sequence ATGACCCATGCCTCCACCGCGCTCTACGACGTCCCGGGGCCCCGCACCCGCCGCCGGCACCTGCTCTACGGCCTCGTCTCGACCCTCGCGATCCTCGGCATCGCGGCCTGGGTCCTGTACCTCCTCTTCGACACAGGCCAGTTCACCGCCGCCAAATGGTCGCCCTTCGCGTACGAGGGAATCCAGGAACTGCTGCTGCGCGGGCTCGGCAACACCCTCAAGGCCTTCGCGTACGCCTCGGTGCTCTCCCTCGCGCTCGGAGCGGTCCTCGCCACCGGCCGGCTCTCCGAGCACCGGGTCTTCCGCTGGACCGCCACCCTGTTCGTGGAGTTCTTCCGGGCCATGCCCGTCCTGGTGATTATCTTCTTCATCTTCGTGGCGCTCAAGGTCCAGCCGCTGCCCGCCCTGGTCGCCGGACTGACCCTGTACAACGGCTCGGTCCTCGCCGAGGTCTTCCGTACGGGCGTCAACGCCGTGGCCCGCGGCCAGCGCGAGGCGGCGTACGCGCTCGGCATGCGCAAGACGCAGGTGATGACGTACGTCCTGGTGCCGCAGGCGCTGCGGGCGATGCTGCCCGCCATCATCAGCCAGCTGGTGGTGGCGCTGAAGGACACCTCGCTGGGATTCCTCATCACCTACGAGGAGTTCCTGCACGCGGGGAAGCTGATCGCCTCCGACCTCGACTACGATCTGCCCTTCATCCCGGTGGTGATGGTGATCTCGCCGATCTACATCGGGATGTGCGTGCTGCTCTCCTGGTTCGCCACGTGGGTGGCGAAGCGGGAGCGGCGCAGCCCGAAGACCAGGGCCACGGACATCGCCCCCGCCGAACCGGCCACGCTGCTGCCGGGCCGCGAGTAG
- a CDS encoding exodeoxyribonuclease III, which translates to MRIATWNVNSITARLPRLLAWLESSGTDVLCIQETKCTAEQFPTEQLRELGYESVVNATGRWNGVALVSRVGLEDIVTGLPGGPDYEGVQEPRAISATCGPVRVWSVYVPNGREVAHDHYAYKLRWLEALKAAVADDAAGERPFAVLGDFNIAPTDQDVWDISLFEGATHVTEPERAALAGLREAGLSDVVPRPLKYDHPFTYWDYRQLCFPKNRGMRIDLVYGNKPFADAVKDGYVDREERKGKGASDHAPVVVDLDV; encoded by the coding sequence ATGCGCATCGCCACCTGGAACGTCAATTCGATCACCGCCCGGCTGCCGCGGCTCCTGGCCTGGCTGGAGAGCAGCGGCACGGACGTGCTGTGCATCCAGGAGACCAAGTGCACCGCCGAGCAGTTCCCCACCGAGCAGCTGCGCGAGCTGGGGTACGAGTCGGTGGTCAACGCCACCGGCCGGTGGAACGGGGTCGCCCTGGTCTCCCGGGTCGGCCTGGAGGACATCGTCACGGGCCTGCCCGGCGGTCCCGACTACGAGGGCGTCCAGGAGCCGCGGGCGATCTCCGCGACCTGCGGCCCCGTCCGCGTCTGGTCGGTCTACGTGCCGAACGGCCGCGAGGTCGCCCACGACCACTACGCGTACAAGCTGCGCTGGCTGGAGGCGCTGAAGGCGGCCGTCGCCGACGACGCGGCGGGCGAGCGCCCCTTCGCCGTGCTCGGCGACTTCAACATCGCCCCCACCGACCAGGACGTCTGGGACATCTCCCTCTTCGAGGGTGCCACCCACGTCACCGAGCCGGAGCGGGCCGCGCTCGCGGGGCTGCGCGAGGCGGGTCTGAGCGACGTGGTGCCGCGGCCGCTGAAGTACGACCACCCCTTCACGTACTGGGACTACCGCCAGCTGTGCTTCCCGAAGAACCGGGGCATGCGCATCGACCTGGTCTACGGCAACAAGCCCTTCGCGGACGCCGTCAAGGACGGCTACGTCGACCGCGAGGAGCGCAAGGGCAAGGGCGCCTCCGACCACGCCCCGGTCGTCGTCGACCTCGACGTCTGA
- a CDS encoding cytochrome P450: MEHTSEAPEAVGGPRTVPDVFDPRLYAAGIPHDRFRVLRDHHPVARQEEYELLGWPAGPGFWAVTRHADVVRVLKDAAGFSSYLGATQIRDPDPADLPFIRRMMLNQDPPHHGRLRRLVSRAFTPGRIERFAATARLRARQLLDAARESGPEVDLVRAVTDDYALLNLTDLLGVPASDRGLLHSWTERVIAYQDPDEPPVLDAAGRPVNPRSPARLAEMFAYARELAAHKRARPADDIMTTLATGELRDAELEMFFFLLTVAGNDTVRSAAPGGLLALAEHPDDRRALWSGDIGMDTSVDELLRVHPPVLSFRRTATRDTRLAGVPIAAGDKVVVFHPSANHDERVFADPHRLDLARTPNPHVSFGDGPHVCLGAHFARLQLRILYEEVRASCAGLEVTGPPRRLVSNFINGIKSLPVRLEPYAPRG; this comes from the coding sequence GTGGAGCACACGAGCGAGGCACCCGAGGCCGTCGGCGGACCGCGGACCGTCCCCGATGTCTTCGACCCGCGGCTCTACGCCGCCGGCATCCCGCACGACCGCTTCCGCGTCCTGCGCGACCACCATCCCGTCGCACGCCAGGAGGAGTACGAGCTCCTCGGCTGGCCCGCCGGGCCGGGGTTCTGGGCCGTGACGCGGCACGCCGACGTCGTACGGGTGCTCAAGGACGCCGCCGGATTCTCCTCGTACCTCGGCGCCACCCAGATCCGCGACCCCGACCCCGCCGACCTGCCCTTCATCCGGCGGATGATGCTCAACCAGGACCCTCCCCACCACGGGCGGCTGCGGCGGCTCGTCAGCCGGGCCTTCACCCCGGGCCGGATCGAGCGGTTCGCCGCCACCGCGCGCCTCCGGGCCCGTCAACTCCTGGACGCGGCCAGGGAGTCCGGTCCGGAAGTGGACCTCGTGCGGGCCGTCACCGACGACTACGCCCTGCTCAACCTCACCGACCTGCTCGGCGTGCCCGCGAGCGACCGCGGGCTGCTGCACTCCTGGACCGAGCGGGTCATCGCCTACCAGGACCCCGACGAGCCGCCTGTCCTCGACGCTGCCGGACGTCCGGTCAACCCCCGCTCACCCGCCCGGCTCGCCGAGATGTTCGCCTACGCGCGCGAACTCGCCGCCCACAAGCGCGCCCGTCCCGCCGACGACATCATGACGACCCTCGCCACCGGCGAACTGCGGGACGCGGAACTGGAGATGTTCTTCTTCCTGCTGACCGTCGCGGGCAACGACACCGTCCGCTCGGCCGCCCCCGGCGGACTCCTCGCGCTCGCCGAACACCCGGACGACAGGCGCGCGTTGTGGTCCGGAGACATCGGTATGGACACGTCGGTCGACGAACTGCTGCGCGTCCACCCGCCGGTGCTGTCCTTCCGCCGCACCGCCACCCGGGACACCCGGCTGGCCGGCGTGCCGATCGCCGCCGGCGACAAGGTCGTCGTCTTCCACCCCTCCGCCAACCACGACGAGCGGGTCTTCGCCGACCCTCACCGGCTCGACCTCGCCCGCACCCCCAACCCGCACGTCTCCTTCGGCGACGGCCCCCACGTCTGCCTCGGCGCCCACTTCGCCCGGCTCCAGCTCCGGATCCTCTACGAGGAGGTACGGGCGTCCTGCGCCGGCCTGGAGGTCACCGGGCCGCCCCGGCGCCTCGTCTCCAACTTCATCAACGGGATCAAGTCGCTGCCGGTCCGGCTGGAGCCGTACGCGCCTCGCGGGTGA
- a CDS encoding glutamate ABC transporter substrate-binding protein translates to MQRTRRTLAVLALLVAAVLTGAGCGKEGSPPVKGPAPGRLPVYQVRSGFTLPDSPTWKRAKQRGHLVVGAKEDQPYMGEKDPATGTYSGFDIEIARMLAASLGFDPAGIRFRTIASANRETALQNGQIDYYVGTYTINDNRKKLVGFAGPYYMAGQSLLVRTDEDGIHGPEDLDGRRVCSAAGSTPFQRIQKEYPKADLVAYDTYSVCVDNLLTYQVDAVTTDDTILMGYAAKVPDELRIAGKPFSKEPYGIGVPRDDTALRFALDDALAAHEKNGDWKKAYDATLGLSGVPAPTPPPIDRYPAS, encoded by the coding sequence ATGCAGCGTACGCGACGCACCCTCGCCGTGCTGGCCCTCCTGGTGGCCGCCGTCCTCACCGGCGCCGGCTGCGGCAAGGAGGGCAGCCCGCCCGTCAAGGGCCCCGCGCCGGGCCGGCTCCCCGTCTACCAGGTGCGGTCCGGCTTCACCCTGCCCGACTCGCCCACCTGGAAGCGGGCGAAGCAGCGCGGGCACCTGGTCGTCGGCGCCAAGGAGGACCAGCCCTACATGGGCGAGAAGGACCCCGCGACGGGCACCTACTCCGGCTTCGACATCGAGATCGCCCGGATGCTGGCCGCCTCCCTCGGCTTCGACCCGGCCGGCATCCGCTTCCGCACCATCGCCTCCGCCAACCGTGAGACCGCCCTGCAGAACGGCCAGATCGACTACTACGTGGGCACCTACACCATCAACGACAACCGCAAGAAGCTCGTCGGCTTCGCCGGCCCCTACTACATGGCCGGCCAGTCCCTCCTCGTCCGCACCGACGAGGACGGCATCCACGGCCCCGAGGACCTCGACGGCAGGCGCGTCTGCTCGGCCGCCGGCTCCACCCCGTTCCAGCGCATCCAGAAGGAGTACCCGAAGGCCGACCTCGTCGCGTACGACACCTACTCCGTCTGCGTCGACAACCTGCTCACCTACCAGGTCGACGCCGTCACCACCGACGACACGATCCTCATGGGCTACGCCGCCAAGGTCCCCGACGAACTCAGGATCGCCGGGAAGCCGTTCTCCAAGGAGCCGTACGGCATCGGCGTCCCGCGCGACGACACCGCGCTGCGCTTCGCCCTCGACGACGCCCTGGCGGCCCACGAGAAGAACGGCGACTGGAAGAAGGCCTACGACGCGACCCTCGGCCTCTCCGGGGTGCCCGCCCCGACGCCGCCCCCCATCGACCGCTATCCGGCGAGCTGA